In Salvelinus sp. IW2-2015 unplaced genomic scaffold, ASM291031v2 Un_scaffold3234, whole genome shotgun sequence, the genomic stretch AGACTTATGTAGACATGGGGAACATTAGGCTATGTAGGCAGTACATCGCCTAATGTACACCCTTATACACCTTATACTTACACACCGTATACACCTTTTACACCCTTATATATCTGTATACACTTTTACACCCTTATACACCCTTATATATCTGTATACACCTTTTACACCCTTATCCACCTTATACACCATATACACATTTTACACCCTTATAACATCAGGGATACATAATCACTGCACATGAATATACCCATTATACATGTTAGTATACACATTATACATGTTAGTGTACACATTCTACTGTTTATGTTAGTATACACATTATACATGTTAGTATACACATTATACATGTTAGTATACACATTATACATGTTAGTGTACACATTCTACTGTATATGTTAGTATACACATTATACATGTTAGTATACACATTATACATGTTAGTATACACATTATACATGTTAGTATGCACATTACACATTATAATTATACAGAACACATTAATGCACAGACTAAATAATTACTGCAAATTATACACACTACAATTATATTGTAAACATTAAACACATTATAACAAAGGGCAAAAACATTCATTGTGACCCCATTTTTACATTTagtagactctcttatccagagcgacttacaggagcaattagggtgaagtgccttgctcaagggcacgtcgacagatttttcatctagtcCTCTCGGAGATTCGAACCAACGACCTTTCGGGTTACTGCCCCCAACactccgctaggctacctgccagcccAGTCAATTCCTCATTGGTCATTGTGAAATATTTGACcatttgtagttgttttgttacaCTGCGTACACATTCCTCTTTGTGGGTAAAATGGCCCAGAAGCTGTAAAGCCCCGTAGTCTGAACAGGCCCTATCCACATAATCAACTGCAGAACATCCCAAGGGTTCTTGTAAATTCAAACAGTTACAAGCTGAATGTTCTGTGTGTTCAGAGCAGTAGATTAGACTACACAGCTGCTCCTCGACTCCACACAGCTCCTACACTCTACACAGCTCCTCCACTCCACACAGCTCCTCCACTCCACACAGCTGATCCTCCACTCCACACAGCTCCTCCACTCCACACAGCTCCTCCACTCTACACAGCTCCTCCACTCCCCCACTCTACCAGCTCCTCCATTCACACAGCTTCTCTCCACTCTACACACAGCTCCTCCTCCACAGCTCCTCCACTCCACAAGCTCTCCTCTCTACACAGCTCCTCCACTCCACACAGGCTCTCCACTCCACACAGCCTCTCCCTCACGCGTCCTCACTCCACACAGCTCCTCCATCTACACTGCTCCTCCACTCCACACAGCTCCTCACTCCACATCTCAGCTCATCCACTCCACACAGCTCCTCCACTCTCACTCCACAGCTCTCCACTCCACACAGCTCCTCCACTCCAACTCAGCTCCTCCACTATCCTACGACACTCCACACTTCCACACACAGCTCCTCCCCACACGCTCCTCCACTCCACACAGCTCCTCCACTTCTACACAGCTCCTCCACTCCACACAGCTCCTCACTCCACACAGCCTCCACTCCACGCCTCCTCCACTCCAAGCTCCTCCAGCTCACACACTCTCCATCCTACACAGCTCCTCCGACTCTACACAGCTCCTCCACTCTACACAGCTCTCTCACTCTACACAGCTCTCCACTCTTACACAGCTCTCCACTCTACACAGCTCCTCACTACACACCTCCTCCACTCACAGCTCCTCCACTCCACAGCAGCTCCCTCCATTCCCATCCACAGCTCCTTCCACTCTACACAGCTCTGGCTCTCCACTCGACAGCCAGCTCCTCATCTACGCACGCTCCTCCACTCTAACACACACGCCTCCACTCCACACAGCTCCTCCACTCCTCAACAGCTCCTCCACTCTACACAGCTCCTCCACTCCCACAGCTCCTCATCACACAGCTCCTCCACTCTACACAGCCCTCCACTCTATCCATCACGGCTCCTCCACTCCACAGCTCCTCACTCCACACGCAGCTGCCTCCACTCCACAACAGCTCCTCCACTCTATCACAGCTCCTCCACTCCACACAGGCTCCTCCACTTCACCACAGCTCTCCATCTACACAGCTCCTCCACTCCACACAGCATCTCCACTCCACACAGCTCCTCCACTCCATACAACAGGCACCTCAGACTCCACACAGCTCCTCCAACCCTTAACACAGCTCCTCCACTCTCACAACAGCTCCTCCACTCCACACAGCTCCTCCATCCAACACCAGCCTCCTCCCACTCCACACAGCTCTCACTCTACACAGCTCCTCCACTCTACACAGCTCTCCACTCTACAGAGCTTGATCCTCCACTCCATTCACAGCTCCTCCACACTACACAAGCTCCTCACTCCACACAGCTCCACTTCCACACAGCTCCAACTCCTACATGCCACCCGCTCCTCCACTCACCAGCTCCCTCCACGTCTACACAGCTCTCACCTCTACACATTCCTCCACTACTCACACAGCTCCTCCACTCTACACAGCTCCTCcatctctaccacatctccactCCACACAGCTCCTCCACTCCACACAGCTCCTCCACTCCACACTCCACAACAGCTCCTCCACTCCACACAGCTCCTCCACTCCACACAGCTCCTCCACTCACACAGCTCCTCCCTCCACACAGCTCTCCACTCCAACGAGCACTCCAATCACACAGTCCTCCACTCTACATCCAGCTCAGCTCTCCACTCCACACAGCTCCTCACTCCACACAGCCCTCCACTCACACAGCTCCTCACACTCCACACAGCTCTCCACCACAGTCCTCTCACCAAAAGCTACTCCACTGCNNNNNNNNNNNNNNNNNNNNNNNNNAGCCGCAGACAGCTCCTGCACCTAGCAGACAGCTCCCCTAGTCAGACCAGCGTCCTCCACCCAGCAGACAGCTCCTCCCCCCGCAGCTACGCCCTCACGCACGCAGCAACAGTCATCCATCCACGCAGACAATGCTCTCCACCCAGCAGACAGCTCCTGCCACTCTAAAAACAGCTCCTCCTAGCTCCAGCAACAGCTCCTCCACCTATAACAGCTCTCCACTCCACAAAGCTCCTCCACTCCAGCAGTCAACAGCTCTCCCCTCCACACAGCTCCTCCCTCCACACAGCTCCTCCCAGCAGACCAGCTCCCCACTCCAGCAACACTTCCGTCCACTCCACACAGCTCCCGTACCTATCACACAGCTCCTCACCCTACAAACAGCTCCTCCACTCTCAGCAGACAGTTCCTCCACTCCAGCAGGACGTCCTCCACCCACGTACAGCTCCTCCACTCCCAGCAGCACTCCTCCACCTACCAACAGCTCCTCCACCTATACACGACAGGCTCCTCCACTCCAGCAAGCACCAGCCCTCCCTCCTCACGCACAGCTCCTCCACCCCAGCACACAGCTCCTCCACCCATGCAGAACAGCCTCTTATCTACCCAGCAGACAGCTCTCCCCCCGCAGACAGCTCCTCACCCAGCTAGACCAGCTTCCTCCCCCCAGCATGACCAGCTACTCCCCCCCAGCAGACAGTCCTCCACCTAGCAGACAGCTCTTCTACCAGCCAGATAGCTCCTCCCCCCACAAGACAGCTTCTCCACCAGCAGACAGCTCCTTCCACCGCAGCAGACAGCTCCTCACCCGCAACAGGAGGTAGCTTTGGCATAGGAATGgcttgattcagctgcaggagtGTTTTCGACAGAAAGGTGCATGATCAAGTGCTCCAGGAGGATAGTTTGACGATGGAAGGTGCCATTGATTCAGCGCTTCCAGGAGGAAGTCTGACAGAAGGTGCATTGATTTCAGTGCTCCAGGAGGTAGTTTTCGGGACAGAAGTGCATTGATTCAGCTGCTCAGAGGTAGCTTGGATGGAAGTGCATTTGGATTCAGCGCTGCAGGAGTGAGTTTGGATAGAAGGTGCTGATTCAGCCTGCAGGAGGTAGTTTGGATGGGAGGTGCATTGATTCAGTGCTCCGCAGGCAGGTATTTGGATGAAGGTGCATTGATTCAGCGCTCGCTAGGAAGGTAGTTGGATGGGAGGTGCATTGAATTCAGCGCTGCATGGAGGTAGTTTGGATTATGAAGTGCATTGAATGTCAGTGCTCCAGGAGGTAGTTTGATAGAAGGTGCTATTTGAATTCAGTGGCTCAGGAGGTAGTTTGGATGGAAGGTGCATTGATTCAGCGCTGCAGGAGGTAGTGTTGGACTGGAACGTGCATGATCTCAGTGCTCCAGGGAGGTATAATTTAGTCACTGTACTATTAGTACTACTATTTGAGTCTCGTCTATTTAGTACTACCTATTAGTACTCGTCTCACTTAGGTACTACCTATTAGCTACTTACCTATAGATACTACCTATTTAGTACTGGCATATTAGTACTTGCTATATCGTACGCAACCTATTAGTAACATACCTATCTAGGTATACTATTGTACTACCACCTTTAAGTACTATCATATTTAGTACTGACGGCCCTATATAGTACTGCCTATTGTACTACCTTATATAGTACTACCTACTGTAGTACTACCTATTTATACTGTCTAATAGTACTACCTATTGATATGTCGCTACTTAGGTACTACTATTAGAATGTCTAATTGTAGTATACCTCATTAGTACTACCTATAGAAGTCCTATTAGTACTACCATTATCGAGTACTGACCTATTAGAAGTCTATTAGTATACTCCTATTGTACTTACCTATTTCAGAGAGGTCTTATTAGTACTACTATTAGTTTACTACCTATTACGATATTCTATGATTGGAAGGAGAACGTTAGGGATGATTTGACTGGATGAAGCTGTCGGAACCTTCATAAATAAAGGTACGAAACTAAGGGTGTATAGGGAAATACTAAATCTGAACGTCTGGCCTTTTCTACCGTATGCATACTGCATTCTAGAAAGTTGTTTGTTCCTCTTTGATGGCATGTTAGGTTGATACATTTGCTTGTTTTCAATTTATAATAGTTCCTTTACAAAAATGCACTGTACCTAACACATCACTTAACCTCAGACAGAGGATTACCTCAACCTGGTTCAAAGGGAGGATAACTCTGGAAATTCCCTTTGGTCTCTAATTAGGTTAAATCAGATTTTATGTTCTCTTGACGCTTATTTGTGAGAACAATCTCAAATTTCTGAAAATGGTACTGTTCTGGTGGCCTCTAGGGCCAGTCAGAAAGCTGATGAGGACCTATACTGATGCAACTGTCTTGGTTTTGAATGAACTGTGTTCTTTTCTTCTGCTTGACTTTTATGTATTTACAGTACAAAAATTTTGgggatgtgtgtattttctgcatttatgTCAATCAGGGCCCATATTAAAAGAGACATTTGGGACTTGAGACGTGTATGATGGTGGTACTGGACATTACGACAGTATATGAACAGAAAGGTGTTACTACCGGAGTTACATAGGAATGCTGAATCATGATAGAATAATAGTATAGCatatgagtaaaacagtatggagaATCATGTATTACAGGATGTCAATGATAGTAGATAGGCACAAGTCTACTAAAGTGCAGGGCCGACACTTCGTCAACTCATTTAACAGTCCTGATGAACCTGGAgcataaaagctgtttttcagtcctcggTCGCCAGTTTAATGTCACCTGCAA encodes the following:
- the LOC139025764 gene encoding mucin-6-like, coding for SPLHTASPSRVLTPHSSSIYTAPPLHTAPHSTSQLIHSTQLLHSHSTALHSTQLLHSNSAPPLSYDTPHFHTQLLPTRSSTPHSSSTSTQLLHSTQLLTPHSLHSTPPPLQAPPAHTLSILHSSSDSTQLLHSTQLSHSTQLSTLTQLSTLHSSSLHTSSTHSSSTPQQLPPFPSTAPSTLHSSGSPLDSQLLIYARSSTLTHTPPLHTAPPLLNSSSTLHSSSTPTAPHHTAPPLYTALHSIHHGSSTPQLLTPHAAASTPQQLLHSITAPPLHTGSSTSPQLSIYTAPPLHTASPLHTAPPLHTTGTSDSTQLLQPLTQLLHSHNSSSTPHSSSIQHQPPPTPHSSHSTQLLHSTQLSTLQSLILHSIHSSSTLHKLLTPHSSTSTQLQLLHATRSSTHQLPPRLHSSHLYTFLHYSHSSSTLHSSSISTTSPLHTAPPLHTAPPLHTPQQLLHSTQLLHSTQLLHSHSSSLHTALHSNEHSNHTVLHSTSSSALHSTQLLTPHSPPLTQLLTLHTALHHTPPSSSNSSSTYNSSPLHKAPPLQQSTALPSTQLLPPHSSSQQTSSPLQQHFRPLHTAPVPITQLLTLQTAPPLSADSSSTPAGRPPPTYSSSTPSSTPPPTNSSSTYTRQAPPLQQAPALPPHAQLLHPSTQLLHPCRTASYLPSRQLSPRRQLLTQLDQLPPPSMTSYSPPADSPPPSRQLFYQPDSSSPHKTASPPADSSFHRSRQLLTRNRR